The following proteins come from a genomic window of Sphaerisporangium rubeum:
- a CDS encoding ATP-binding cassette domain-containing protein produces MSETQATPSQGTGISGPASGDGLLRDVLRRSGAWPSVYAATALTAAVVELLLPAALGRAVDALVTPGGTLGTAFVTCAVLIAAVVACDAVAVLAAGAGSAQAARRLRRRVVRHVLVTGPGLSRHFSAGDLVTRAGANADETGTAPESVITAVALLVPAAGALVALALIDVRLAVAFAAGLAVIGLVLRAFLRETTSVSSGYQQAQSDLATRLVDALSGARTIAAAGTEDLETRRVLSPLPRLRRHGMALWRVNARAGVQAAIVVPMLEVTVLGVGGLLLSGGHLTAGELFAAARYTVLGAGLASALGHLNRLARARSAAGRLTALLGHTPPAYGDLRLPEDGPGGRLEFRGVGVRVDGRDALRDIDLDIPAGTAVAVVGRSGSGKSTLAAVAGRLADPDDGEVLLDGVPLRSLGHTALREAVAYAFERPVLFGTSVADAIAAGRPVTTRGEAAGGVREGRGASIVRAAAGAAAADSFIRRLPRGYDTALDEAPMSGGERQRIGLARAFAHGGRVLVLDDATSSLDTVTEHQVARALTGTLRGRTRLIVAHRAATAARADLVVWLEDGRVRGQDTHDALWHDPEYRSIFEVTAELSPDPLARCGDAP; encoded by the coding sequence ATGTCGGAAACCCAGGCGACGCCAAGCCAGGGAACCGGCATCTCCGGACCGGCCTCCGGTGACGGGCTGCTGCGTGACGTACTGCGGCGCAGCGGCGCGTGGCCCTCGGTGTACGCGGCGACCGCGCTGACCGCGGCCGTGGTCGAGCTGCTGCTGCCGGCCGCGCTCGGCCGCGCGGTGGACGCACTGGTCACACCAGGCGGCACCCTCGGCACGGCCTTCGTGACGTGCGCGGTGCTGATCGCCGCCGTGGTGGCCTGCGACGCGGTGGCCGTGCTCGCCGCGGGGGCCGGCAGCGCGCAGGCGGCACGCAGGCTGCGCCGCCGCGTCGTCCGGCACGTCCTCGTCACCGGACCCGGCCTGTCGCGGCACTTCTCCGCCGGTGACCTGGTCACCCGTGCGGGTGCCAACGCCGACGAGACCGGCACCGCACCGGAGTCCGTCATCACCGCGGTCGCGCTGCTCGTCCCCGCCGCCGGAGCCCTGGTCGCGCTGGCGCTCATCGACGTGCGGCTCGCGGTGGCCTTCGCGGCGGGCCTCGCCGTGATCGGCCTGGTGCTGCGCGCGTTCCTGCGCGAGACCACCAGCGTCTCCTCCGGGTACCAGCAGGCGCAGAGCGACCTCGCGACCCGCCTCGTCGACGCGCTCTCCGGCGCGCGCACCATCGCCGCCGCCGGCACCGAGGACCTGGAGACCCGCCGCGTCCTGTCCCCCCTCCCCCGGCTTCGCCGCCACGGCATGGCGCTGTGGCGCGTCAACGCACGCGCCGGTGTGCAGGCGGCCATCGTCGTCCCCATGCTGGAGGTCACGGTGCTCGGGGTGGGGGGCCTGCTGCTGTCCGGCGGCCACCTGACCGCGGGTGAGCTGTTCGCCGCCGCGCGCTACACCGTCCTCGGCGCCGGTCTCGCCTCCGCGCTCGGCCACCTGAACCGCCTGGCCCGCGCGCGCTCCGCCGCCGGCCGCCTCACCGCTCTGCTCGGCCACACGCCTCCCGCGTACGGCGACCTGCGCCTGCCGGAGGACGGCCCCGGCGGACGGCTGGAGTTCCGGGGGGTCGGCGTCCGCGTGGACGGACGCGACGCGCTCCGCGACATCGACCTGGACATCCCCGCCGGGACGGCGGTGGCCGTGGTGGGACGGTCGGGAAGCGGCAAGTCCACCCTGGCGGCGGTGGCGGGGAGGCTCGCCGACCCCGACGACGGCGAGGTGCTGCTCGACGGTGTGCCGTTGCGGAGCCTCGGTCACACGGCGCTGCGGGAGGCGGTGGCGTACGCCTTCGAGCGGCCCGTCCTGTTCGGCACCAGCGTCGCCGACGCCATCGCGGCGGGACGGCCGGTCACCACGCGCGGCGAGGCGGCCGGCGGAGTGCGGGAAGGTCGTGGCGCGTCGATCGTGCGGGCCGCGGCCGGCGCGGCGGCGGCCGATTCGTTCATCCGGCGGCTGCCGCGCGGGTACGACACCGCGCTCGACGAGGCGCCGATGTCCGGCGGCGAACGGCAGCGCATCGGCCTGGCCAGGGCCTTCGCGCACGGGGGCCGGGTGCTCGTCCTGGACGACGCCACCTCCAGCCTGGACACCGTCACCGAGCACCAGGTGGCGCGCGCGCTGACCGGCACCCTGCGGGGCCGCACCCGGCTCATCGTGGCCCACCGCGCCGCCACCGCGGCCCGCGCCGACCTGGTCGTCTGGCTGGAGGACGGCCGGGTGCGCGGTCAGGACACCCACGACGCGCTGTGGCACGACCCCGAGTACCGGTCGATCTTCGAGGTCACGGCCGAGCTCTCCCCGGACCCTCTCGCGCGGTGCGGGGACGCGCCGTGA
- a CDS encoding SapB/AmfS family lanthipeptide produces MALLDLQDMELAGGGGGGSNLSLLGCTPHENSSLSIICG; encoded by the coding sequence ATGGCGCTTCTCGACCTGCAGGACATGGAACTCGCCGGTGGCGGCGGCGGCGGCAGCAACCTGTCCCTCCTGGGGTGCACCCCCCACGAGAACAGCAGCCTGAGCATCATCTGCGGCTGA
- a CDS encoding SapB/AmfS family lanthipeptide — protein sequence MALLDLQDMEVAGGGGGGSNLSLLGCTPHENSSLSIICG from the coding sequence ATGGCTCTTCTGGACCTGCAGGACATGGAGGTCGCCGGCGGTGGCGGCGGCGGCAGCAACCTGTCCCTCCTGGGGTGCACCCCCCACGAGAACAGCAGCCTCAGCATCATCTGCGGCTGA
- a CDS encoding ABC transporter ATP-binding protein, giving the protein MTRDGTTVGGVLRAALARRRRHVVRLLLWSFAETAPSFVSGLAVAHALDDGFAVGRPAVGFGWLCILTAAWLAAAIGARQVLLAIAGIVEPFRDDLLTRVVAGTLHRAAATGRGQDTAAVARLNRQVELARDAFAAVIAVVRSFAFSVTGVVLGVWSLMGSVLPLVLLPLLAGLALFVTSLPSMAARQRRAILAEEGTAASLAAMVDGLRDVRACGAEGRVAARVGRAVDEQAGAATGLARLTSVRTLSLAVGGWLPILLVLAATPSLVRDGATAGVVLGTLTYVAQSLTPALGSLVQGIGVNGVRLTVALERILTTGGNTTTLPAGRSPEAGPPRGTPRGTPRGTPRGGAVRMRGVTFAYGLGAEPVVAGLDLEVPDGEHLAVIGPSGIGKSTVAALAAGVLRPKEGRVLIGGVPVDTLGRAALSRTRVLIPQEAYVFRGTLGENLAYLADSPGSIELDAAVAAVGMTDLAARLGGYAAEVDPAALSQGERQLIALTRAYLSPARLVLLDEATCHLDPAAEARAEEAFARRDGTLIVVAHRLTSALRADRILVMDGSRAMSGTHAELMDASPLYRDLMGRWEAPAPA; this is encoded by the coding sequence GTGACGAGGGACGGGACCACAGTCGGCGGGGTGCTGCGTGCGGCCCTGGCTCGGCGGCGGCGGCATGTGGTGCGGCTGCTGCTGTGGTCGTTCGCCGAGACCGCGCCGTCGTTCGTGTCGGGGCTCGCCGTCGCGCACGCCTTGGACGACGGCTTCGCGGTGGGGCGGCCCGCCGTGGGGTTCGGGTGGCTGTGCATCCTGACCGCCGCCTGGCTCGCCGCGGCGATCGGTGCGCGGCAGGTGCTGCTCGCCATCGCCGGCATCGTGGAGCCGTTCCGTGACGACCTGCTGACCCGCGTGGTGGCGGGCACGCTGCACCGCGCGGCGGCCACCGGCAGGGGCCAGGACACCGCGGCGGTGGCGCGGCTCAACCGGCAGGTCGAGCTGGCGAGGGACGCGTTCGCCGCGGTCATCGCGGTGGTCCGGTCGTTCGCGTTCTCGGTGACCGGCGTGGTCCTCGGTGTGTGGTCGCTGATGGGCTCGGTGCTGCCGCTGGTGCTCCTGCCGCTGCTGGCCGGGCTGGCGCTCTTCGTGACGTCGCTGCCTTCGATGGCGGCACGGCAGCGGCGGGCCATCCTCGCCGAGGAGGGTACCGCGGCGTCGCTGGCCGCCATGGTGGACGGCCTGCGCGACGTGCGCGCCTGCGGCGCCGAGGGCCGGGTGGCGGCGCGGGTCGGCCGGGCCGTGGACGAGCAGGCCGGCGCCGCCACCGGGCTGGCCCGCCTCACGTCCGTCCGCACGCTGTCGCTGGCCGTCGGCGGCTGGCTGCCGATCCTGCTGGTGCTGGCCGCCACCCCGTCCCTGGTACGCGACGGCGCGACCGCCGGGGTGGTGCTCGGCACGCTGACGTACGTCGCGCAGTCCCTCACCCCGGCCCTCGGCAGCCTCGTGCAGGGCATCGGCGTGAACGGCGTGCGCCTCACCGTCGCACTCGAACGCATCCTGACCACCGGCGGAAACACCACGACCCTCCCCGCCGGCCGCTCCCCCGAGGCCGGTCCGCCGCGCGGGACGCCGCGCGGGACGCCGCGCGGGACGCCGCGCGGCGGCGCGGTGCGCATGCGCGGAGTGACGTTCGCGTACGGCCTCGGCGCGGAGCCGGTGGTGGCCGGTCTCGACCTGGAGGTGCCGGACGGTGAGCACCTCGCGGTGATCGGGCCGAGCGGCATCGGCAAGTCCACGGTGGCGGCGCTCGCGGCGGGGGTGCTCCGGCCCAAGGAGGGACGGGTGCTGATCGGCGGGGTGCCGGTGGACACGCTCGGCCGGGCCGCGCTGAGCCGGACCCGCGTGCTCATCCCGCAGGAGGCGTACGTCTTCCGCGGCACGCTCGGCGAGAACCTCGCGTACCTGGCGGACTCCCCCGGCTCGATCGAGCTCGACGCCGCTGTGGCGGCGGTCGGCATGACCGATCTCGCGGCCCGGCTCGGCGGGTACGCGGCCGAGGTGGACCCGGCCGCTCTGTCGCAAGGCGAGCGGCAGCTCATCGCGCTGACCAGGGCCTACCTGTCCCCGGCGCGGCTGGTGCTGCTCGACGAGGCGACCTGCCACCTGGACCCGGCGGCCGAGGCGCGGGCCGAGGAGGCGTTCGCGCGCAGGGACGGCACGCTGATCGTCGTCGCGCACCGGCTCACGTCGGCGCTCCGTGCCGACAGGATTCTCGTGATGGACGGCAGCAGGGCCATGTCCGGCACGCATGCCGAGCTGATGGACGCCTCGCCGCTGTACCGCGACCTGATGGGCCGCTGGGAGGCTCCCGCACCGGCCTGA
- the lanKC gene encoding class III lanthionine synthetase LanKC: MIDKYAMYCLADPLFYDSLDGKRSDHPDFPAASRAVPAGWLHRPTDTWFHYMPQDRPLPPQGWKIHVSSCLDDAERTLDAVFDYCVGRRLPFKFLRGPRVVMMLNSKYADRGGSGKLVTMYPADVDEFELVLKELGELLHGVRGPYILSDLRIGEGPLFVRYGGFAERYCVDGNREQVLAIEDPDGNLVPDRRGPSFSPPSWVTLPDFLAPHLAARNAVTLEGLPYTVEKVLHFSNGGGVYKGTDTRDGRTVVLKEARPYAGLDAVGRDAVARLRHEADILGRLKGLDVVPQLYDYFTLGEHHFLVQEFVDGTTLSQESVHRHPLTRAVITPEHAAEFTEWTMKTLAKVEDAVAALHERGVVFGDLHPFNVLVDGDRVVLIDFEVATLAERNARPTLAHPGFCPPADRLGVHADRYSLACLRLGLFAPMSTVLIPLHRPKVNHLAELAAGTFPVPAGYLDEAVSLILGEGPHDDARMRELPLPGRAPWQEVRDAAARAILASATPERDDRLFPGDITQFQPGGGLNLATGAAGVLYALAATGAGRHPEHEEWLRKRAFSPKPGTGLGFYDGLHGVAYAFEELGRRDDALELVSLCLRERWQRLGLSLHAGLAGIGLNLLHLGQVTGESDLTRAAAEVTGVVAERLGDVESVAEVSGGGNPHAGLMHGSSGPALLFLRMYEATGDQTMLDLAHTALRQDLKRCTVREDGQLQVQQGWRTNPYVDEGSAGIGMVLAQYLRHRDDEAFGASLAAIAPVATLDYYVQCGLFSGRGGMIAALCSGLRPGLDRTSPEVARQVEGLAWHATPYRGGLAFPGNQLLRLSMDLATGTAGVLLALGAALHDRPVRLPFILPQDSPSGTPAGAVDPTDT; the protein is encoded by the coding sequence GTGATCGACAAATACGCGATGTATTGCCTGGCTGATCCGCTGTTTTACGACTCCCTTGACGGTAAGCGCTCCGACCACCCCGACTTTCCCGCGGCGTCCAGGGCCGTCCCCGCCGGCTGGCTCCACCGGCCGACCGACACCTGGTTCCACTACATGCCGCAGGACCGGCCCCTGCCTCCCCAGGGCTGGAAGATCCACGTCTCCTCGTGCCTGGACGACGCCGAGCGCACCCTGGACGCCGTCTTCGACTACTGCGTCGGCCGCCGGCTGCCCTTCAAGTTCCTGCGCGGCCCCCGCGTCGTCATGATGCTCAACAGCAAGTACGCCGACCGCGGCGGCAGCGGCAAGCTCGTGACGATGTACCCGGCGGACGTCGACGAGTTCGAACTCGTGCTCAAGGAGCTCGGCGAGCTCCTGCACGGCGTGCGGGGGCCGTACATCCTCAGCGACCTGCGCATCGGTGAGGGGCCCCTGTTCGTCCGGTACGGCGGCTTCGCCGAGCGCTACTGCGTGGACGGCAACCGCGAGCAGGTGCTCGCCATAGAGGACCCCGACGGCAACCTCGTCCCCGACCGCCGCGGCCCCTCGTTCTCCCCGCCGTCCTGGGTGACCCTGCCGGACTTCCTCGCCCCCCATCTCGCCGCGCGCAACGCGGTGACCCTGGAGGGCCTGCCGTACACCGTGGAGAAGGTCCTCCACTTCTCCAACGGCGGCGGCGTGTACAAGGGCACCGACACCCGCGACGGCCGCACCGTCGTGCTCAAGGAGGCCAGGCCCTACGCCGGGCTCGACGCCGTCGGCCGCGACGCCGTGGCACGGCTCAGGCACGAGGCCGACATCCTCGGCCGGCTCAAGGGCCTGGACGTCGTGCCGCAGCTGTACGACTACTTCACCCTCGGCGAGCACCACTTCCTCGTGCAGGAATTCGTCGACGGCACCACGCTCAGCCAGGAGTCGGTGCACCGGCACCCCCTGACCCGTGCCGTCATCACCCCCGAGCACGCGGCCGAGTTCACCGAGTGGACCATGAAGACGCTCGCCAAGGTCGAGGACGCCGTGGCGGCGCTGCACGAGCGCGGGGTCGTGTTCGGCGACCTGCACCCGTTCAACGTGCTGGTGGACGGCGACCGTGTCGTGCTCATCGACTTCGAGGTCGCGACCCTCGCCGAGCGGAACGCCAGGCCCACGCTCGCGCACCCCGGTTTCTGCCCCCCGGCCGACCGCCTCGGCGTCCACGCCGACCGCTACTCCCTGGCCTGCCTGCGCCTCGGGTTGTTCGCGCCGATGTCCACCGTGCTCATCCCGCTGCACCGGCCCAAGGTGAACCACCTGGCCGAGCTGGCCGCCGGGACGTTCCCCGTGCCGGCCGGCTACCTCGACGAGGCCGTCAGCCTGATCCTGGGCGAGGGGCCGCACGACGACGCGCGCATGCGGGAACTGCCGCTCCCCGGCCGGGCCCCGTGGCAGGAGGTGCGCGACGCCGCGGCACGGGCCATCCTCGCCTCCGCCACCCCCGAGCGCGACGACCGGCTCTTCCCCGGCGACATCACGCAGTTCCAGCCCGGCGGGGGCCTCAACCTGGCGACCGGCGCCGCAGGTGTGCTGTACGCGCTGGCGGCGACCGGCGCCGGGAGACACCCCGAGCACGAGGAGTGGCTCAGGAAGCGCGCGTTCTCCCCCAAGCCCGGCACGGGCCTCGGCTTCTACGACGGCCTGCACGGCGTCGCGTACGCCTTCGAGGAGCTCGGCCGGCGCGACGACGCGCTGGAGCTGGTCTCCCTGTGCCTGCGTGAGCGGTGGCAACGGCTCGGGCTGAGCCTGCACGCCGGCCTGGCCGGCATCGGGCTCAACCTGCTGCACCTCGGCCAGGTCACCGGCGAGAGCGACCTCACGCGCGCCGCCGCCGAGGTCACCGGTGTGGTGGCCGAGCGGCTCGGCGACGTCGAGAGCGTCGCCGAGGTGAGCGGTGGCGGCAACCCGCACGCCGGCCTGATGCACGGCTCGTCCGGACCCGCGCTGCTGTTCCTGCGCATGTACGAGGCCACCGGCGACCAGACCATGCTCGACCTGGCGCACACCGCGCTGCGGCAGGACCTCAAGCGCTGCACGGTCCGCGAGGACGGTCAGCTGCAGGTGCAGCAGGGCTGGCGCACCAACCCGTACGTCGACGAGGGCTCGGCCGGCATCGGCATGGTCCTCGCGCAGTACCTGCGGCACCGCGACGACGAGGCGTTCGGTGCGTCCCTCGCGGCGATCGCACCGGTCGCCACCTTGGACTACTACGTGCAGTGCGGCCTGTTCTCCGGCCGCGGCGGCATGATCGCGGCGCTGTGCTCGGGCCTGCGGCCCGGCCTGGACCGCACCTCACCCGAGGTCGCGCGACAGGTCGAGGGCCTCGCCTGGCACGCCACGCCGTACCGCGGCGGGCTGGCTTTCCCGGGCAACCAGTTGCTCCGGCTCTCGATGGACCTGGCGACCGGCACGGCCGGTGTGCTGCTGGCGCTCGGCGCCGCGCTGCACGACCGGCCGGTGCGGCTGCCGTTCATCCTCCCCCAAGACTCCCCCTCCGGCACCCCCGCCGGAGCGGTGGACCCGACGGACACCTGA
- a CDS encoding DUF2795 domain-containing protein, with protein MSGVDYPVTKEQLLEHAKSHKADEKAMEALRQLPEGTFDGPNAVSKAVART; from the coding sequence TTGTCCGGAGTCGACTACCCGGTAACGAAAGAGCAGCTGCTGGAACACGCCAAGAGCCACAAGGCCGACGAGAAGGCCATGGAGGCACTGCGGCAGCTTCCCGAGGGCACCTTCGACGGCCCCAACGCCGTCAGCAAGGCGGTCGCTCGCACCTGA
- a CDS encoding Asp23/Gls24 family envelope stress response protein produces MSTQRNETVPRPRIREGGGTTLLTERGKTTIADMVVAKIAGMAAREVTGVHAVGTGMTRALGAVRERFSGGVSPTTGVTVEVGERQAAVDLAVIVDYGASIPDVAAGIRRNIVNKVENMCGLEVTEVNIAVEDLHLPGEEGPEPTESRVQ; encoded by the coding sequence ATGAGCACGCAGAGGAACGAGACCGTACCGCGTCCGAGGATCAGAGAGGGCGGCGGCACGACCCTGCTCACCGAGCGCGGCAAGACCACGATCGCCGACATGGTGGTCGCCAAGATCGCCGGCATGGCGGCCCGTGAGGTGACCGGGGTCCACGCCGTGGGGACCGGCATGACCCGGGCCCTCGGCGCCGTCCGCGAGCGCTTCTCGGGAGGCGTCAGCCCGACGACCGGCGTCACGGTGGAGGTCGGCGAACGACAGGCCGCCGTGGACCTCGCCGTCATCGTCGACTACGGCGCCTCGATACCGGACGTGGCCGCGGGGATCCGGCGCAACATCGTCAACAAGGTGGAAAACATGTGCGGCCTCGAGGTCACCGAGGTCAACATCGCCGTCGAGGACCTCCACCTGCCTGGCGAGGAGGGGCCGGAACCCACGGAGTCCCGGGTCCAGTGA
- a CDS encoding Asp23/Gls24 family envelope stress response protein, translated as MSAGPAGIRAPEERGRTRISGKVLERIAATAAAEVDEAGRAVRRVLGVPVGHDTTSAPPRVSGHIDGGLAMLRIHLSVAYPAPVREVTRRVRDHVTDRVHALTGLDVRQVDIDVDRLLPGANRDGEPAGARERLIRQDTEEPSGVHGTREPHGAEEPFGAYGADEPLGAYGTGEPAGDESPRAYGTGEPAGNEPPRAYGTGEPAGNEPPRVRGPEES; from the coding sequence ATGAGCGCCGGTCCCGCCGGGATCCGCGCACCTGAGGAACGCGGCAGGACCCGGATCTCCGGCAAGGTGCTCGAACGGATCGCCGCCACGGCCGCCGCCGAGGTGGACGAGGCCGGCCGTGCGGTCCGCCGCGTGCTCGGCGTACCCGTGGGACACGACACCACGAGCGCGCCACCACGGGTGTCGGGCCACATCGACGGCGGCCTCGCCATGCTGCGCATCCACCTCTCCGTGGCCTACCCCGCACCGGTCCGGGAGGTCACCCGCCGCGTCCGCGACCACGTCACCGACCGCGTCCACGCTCTCACCGGCCTGGACGTCCGCCAGGTCGACATAGACGTGGACCGTCTCCTCCCCGGCGCGAACCGCGACGGGGAACCGGCCGGCGCACGCGAACGGCTCATCAGGCAGGACACCGAAGAGCCGTCCGGTGTGCACGGCACCCGCGAACCACACGGCGCGGAAGAACCGTTCGGCGCGTACGGCGCCGACGAACCGCTCGGCGCGTACGGCACCGGGGAGCCGGCCGGGGACGAGTCGCCTCGTGCCTACGGCACCGGAGAACCCGCCGGGAACGAACCGCCTCGTGCGTACGGCACCGGAGAACCCGCCGGGAACGAACCGCCTCGGGTGCGTGGACCGGAGGAGTCGTGA
- a CDS encoding DUF6286 domain-containing protein yields MSGRKAWRRGARVFRPHRSVPAAVVAVALAVAGVLTLIEAVASTPGSPVRAESLDRAVDWVAARWADPATMAASALAVLLGLVLLGLGVTPGRPRLVPLASDDPLSAVGITKGAARRYMAAVADDVEGVSRARARLGRRRLDVRVTTPLREPGDLRERVTAAVERHLEELAPLRRPKVRVAVRRKEPRVR; encoded by the coding sequence GTGAGCGGCCGGAAGGCGTGGCGGCGCGGGGCCCGGGTGTTCCGGCCGCATCGGTCGGTGCCGGCGGCGGTGGTGGCGGTGGCGCTCGCGGTGGCCGGTGTGCTGACGCTGATCGAGGCGGTCGCGTCCACTCCGGGGAGCCCGGTGCGTGCGGAGTCGCTGGACCGGGCCGTGGACTGGGTGGCGGCGCGCTGGGCCGATCCCGCCACGATGGCGGCCTCGGCGCTCGCCGTCCTGCTGGGACTGGTCCTGTTGGGGCTCGGGGTGACGCCTGGCCGGCCACGGCTGGTGCCGCTGGCGTCGGACGACCCGCTCTCGGCGGTGGGGATCACCAAGGGTGCGGCACGCCGGTACATGGCGGCGGTCGCCGACGACGTGGAAGGGGTGTCGCGGGCCCGTGCGCGCCTCGGACGCAGGCGCCTGGACGTCCGCGTCACCACACCGCTGCGCGAGCCGGGTGATCTGCGGGAACGGGTGACCGCCGCAGTGGAGCGCCATCTGGAGGAGCTGGCGCCGCTACGGCGGCCGAAGGTGCGGGTGGCCGTGCGGCGCAAGGAGCCGCGGG
- a CDS encoding Asp23/Gls24 family envelope stress response protein — MNARNPRHPGKEPAGEPTGARDMGRTAGQAGRRDTGLDTAATARTTGPEADVTTEQTGSHTGPEADVTAEQAVPAGPEADVTAEQAVPAGPEADVTAEQAGELAERIARAVCDCPGVAGLARGPLATHLAGRAVRGVSVLEREVRVAVVADYGRPLAEVAAGVRDAVAPLVPGEPVDVRVEDVRLPSRNRR, encoded by the coding sequence GTGAACGCGCGGAACCCCCGGCACCCGGGGAAGGAACCCGCGGGTGAGCCCACGGGTGCGCGTGACATGGGCCGCACGGCGGGTCAGGCCGGCCGGCGCGACACCGGCCTCGACACGGCCGCCACAGCGAGAACGACCGGTCCCGAAGCGGACGTCACGACCGAACAGACCGGTTCGCACACCGGCCCCGAAGCAGACGTCACGGCGGAACAGGCCGTGCCGGCCGGCCCCGAAGCGGACGTCACGGCGGAACAGGCCGTGCCGGCCGGTCCCGAAGCGGACGTCACGGCGGAACAGGCCGGTGAGCTGGCCGAGCGCATCGCGCGGGCCGTATGTGACTGTCCGGGGGTCGCCGGGCTGGCGCGGGGGCCGCTGGCCACCCACCTGGCGGGACGGGCCGTGCGTGGGGTGTCCGTGCTGGAGCGGGAGGTGCGCGTCGCGGTGGTGGCGGACTACGGCAGGCCGCTCGCGGAGGTGGCCGCCGGGGTGCGCGACGCCGTGGCGCCACTGGTTCCCGGTGAACCGGTGGACGTCCGGGTCGAGGACGTCCGCCTGCCGTCCCGGAACCGGCGATGA
- a CDS encoding histidinol-phosphate transaminase translates to MSPGAGEAGPPRAEAHSPSYFSLLRGSPGLREAPVDFCIPCNPYFPTPELFGLLQQNLTTILKYYPSDAGAITAELGSLLGLQPQTLVMGNGSTELITWIDHLLIRESVAVPVPTFGRWTDQPLETGKRVDMYRLPEERGFALDTEDLVRFIRARGSRAAVICNPSNPDGGYLRRAQVIDLLDRLTDLDLVVVDESFIDFVDEEHSPSVADEAALRPNVVVLKSLGKNFGLHGIRFGYMVANPALAGTVRRMLPKWNLNSFAEAVVFLLKEHTRAYQESLRLVAADRRSMLQQLSALPGLKVYPSQGNFLLVRLPDGKDGVHLRDHLLSSYNLHVRECGNKLGSSSRFLRFAVRPRQDVVRLADGLRAYLYAGSGRVTAAITSAAVVPPSPPSAPYREEPAYLEKPAYREEPAYREKPAYREEPVYRAETYATPAPAVTEAPVYRMEPARRETPYPEDPFVVGGDDPRHRRLDPLDLSTRWTFGEDTSPFRALGDGRAEHTRGYDHRS, encoded by the coding sequence GTGTCGCCTGGTGCCGGCGAGGCCGGCCCGCCGCGTGCCGAGGCGCACAGCCCGTCGTACTTCTCGCTGCTGCGCGGAAGTCCCGGGCTGCGCGAGGCGCCGGTGGACTTCTGCATCCCCTGCAACCCGTACTTCCCCACACCGGAGCTGTTCGGGCTGCTTCAGCAGAACCTCACGACGATCCTGAAGTACTACCCGAGCGACGCCGGCGCCATCACCGCCGAACTCGGCTCGTTGCTGGGGCTCCAGCCGCAGACCCTCGTCATGGGCAACGGCTCCACCGAACTGATCACCTGGATCGACCACCTGCTGATCCGTGAGAGCGTCGCCGTCCCCGTGCCGACCTTCGGCCGCTGGACCGACCAGCCGCTGGAGACCGGCAAACGGGTGGACATGTACCGCCTGCCGGAAGAGCGGGGATTCGCCTTGGACACCGAGGACTTGGTGCGCTTCATCCGCGCACGCGGCTCACGGGCCGCGGTGATCTGCAACCCCAGCAACCCCGACGGCGGCTACCTGCGCCGCGCACAGGTGATCGACCTGCTCGACCGGCTCACCGACCTGGACCTGGTCGTGGTGGACGAGTCGTTCATCGACTTCGTCGACGAGGAGCACTCGCCGAGCGTCGCCGACGAGGCCGCGCTGCGGCCCAACGTCGTCGTGCTCAAGAGCCTCGGCAAGAACTTCGGCCTGCACGGCATCCGCTTCGGCTACATGGTGGCCAACCCGGCGCTCGCCGGCACGGTGCGCCGCATGCTGCCGAAGTGGAACCTCAACTCGTTCGCCGAGGCGGTCGTGTTCCTGCTCAAGGAGCACACGCGGGCCTACCAGGAGAGTCTGCGGCTGGTCGCGGCGGACCGCCGGTCGATGCTCCAGCAGCTGTCGGCGCTGCCGGGGCTCAAGGTGTACCCGTCGCAGGGCAACTTCTTGCTGGTGCGGCTGCCGGACGGCAAGGACGGGGTGCACCTGCGCGACCACCTGCTGTCGTCGTACAACCTGCATGTGCGCGAGTGCGGCAACAAGCTCGGTTCGAGCAGCCGCTTCCTGCGGTTCGCCGTACGGCCCCGCCAGGACGTCGTCCGGCTCGCCGACGGCCTGCGTGCCTACCTGTACGCCGGATCCGGCCGCGTCACGGCCGCCATCACCTCCGCCGCCGTCGTCCCGCCGTCGCCGCCGTCCGCGCCGTACCGGGAGGAGCCGGCCTACCTGGAGAAGCCCGCGTACCGGGAGGAGCCGGCGTACCGGGAGAAGCCCGCGTACCGGGAGGAGCCCGTCTACCGCGCCGAGACGTACGCCACACCGGCCCCCGCGGTGACCGAGGCGCCGGTGTACCGCATGGAACCGGCGCGGCGGGAGACGCCGTACCCGGAGGACCCGTTCGTCGTCGGCGGGGACGACCCGCGGCACCGCAGGCTGGACCCCCTGGACCTCAGCACCCGCTGGACGTTCGGTGAGGACACCTCGCCGTTCCGCGCGCTCGGTGACGGCCGGGCCGAGCACACGCGGGGGTACGACCACCGGAGCTGA